The proteins below come from a single Aegilops tauschii subsp. strangulata cultivar AL8/78 chromosome 6, Aet v6.0, whole genome shotgun sequence genomic window:
- the LOC109784905 gene encoding uncharacterized protein, translated as MEQGRGVAVAAHGDVVEGAETAADAVQEVAAVGGAGDAASAVAGSVPAAADLVAQGVVGSDSVVADLVVTASGGALDVGAEASDKQVVDVNEEAAGNKRKLDIAGFDDPSDSDDDEEYNSGDEVEEWNHKSFIEHEANKIREKGKAAYYKWGKFRCPYCTTKPIPKDGLYEHLMSHARGVATSGNDVKIRAEHAALLKAMGPI; from the exons ATGGAGCAAGGTCGTGGCGTTGCCGTCGCTGCGCACGGAGATGTGGTCGAGGGCGCGGAGACCGCGGCAGATGCCGTCCAAGAAGTGGCCGCCGTCGGCGGTGCGGGAGATGCTGCATCCGCAGTCGCTGGATCGGTCCCTGCGGCGGCGGATCTGGTGGCGCAGGGGGTGGTGGGCTCGGACTCCGTCGTGGCAGACCTGGTGGTGACGGCGTCTGGCGGCGCACTGGATGTAGGTGCGGAGGCGAGCGACAAGCAGGTGGTGGATGTG AATGAGGAAGCTGCTGGCAACAAGAGGAAGCTGGACATCGCTGGGTTCGACGACCCGTCTGATtctgacgacgacgaggag TACAACTCTGGAGATGAGGTGGAAGAGTGGAACCACAAGTCCTTCATTGAGCATGAAGCCAACAAGATCAGGGAGAAGGGGAAGGCGGCGTACTACAAGTGGGGCAAGTTCAGGTGCCCATACTGCACCACTAAGCCAATTCCCAAGGATGGGCTGTATGAGCACCTTATGTCCCATGCACGCGGTGTAGCGACGAGTGGGAACGACGTGAAGATCAGGGCAGAGCATGCAGCCCTCCTAAAGGCTATGGGTCCCATCTAG